In Corylus avellana chromosome ca2, CavTom2PMs-1.0, the following proteins share a genomic window:
- the LOC132169482 gene encoding beta-amyrin synthase 2-like gives MWRLKIAEGSNGNESFLFTTNNFVGRQTWEFDADAGTPEERAEVEDARLNYYNNRHNIKPCSDLLWRTQFLREKNFQQTIPQVKLEDGEEITYETVTTTLRRATHFFSALQATDGHWPSEISGISFSLPPFIICLYITGHLNTIFTTEHRKEILRYIYNHQNKDGGWGLHIVSHSSMYATTLHYISMRILGEEGDGGEGDACARARKWILDHGGVTHILSWGTIWLSILGVYEWSGCNPIPPEFWMFHPFLPIDPGMHHSLFFLNFLVHRIYFNRRNRLKMLVN, from the exons ATGTGGAGGCTGAAGATTGCAGAGGGTAGTAATGGCAATGAGTCTTTCCTCTTTACCACAAACAACTTCGTGGGGAGACAAACATGGGAGTTTGACGCCGATGCCGGTACACCTGAGGAGCGAGCCGAGGTTGAAGACGCCCGTCTTAATTATTACAACAACCGCCATAACATCAAGCCCTGCAGCGACCTCCTATGGCGAACGCAG tttttaagagagaaaaatttccAACAGACAATTCCCCAAGTGAAGCTTGAGGATGGTGAGGAAATTACATATGAAACTGTCACAACCACGTTAAGGAGAGCCACCCACTTCTTTTCAGCTTTGCAGGCCACCGACGGCCATTGGCCTTCTGAAATTTCTGGCATATCATTTTCCCTTCCTCCATTT ATCATTTGTCTATACATTACAGGGCATCTTAATACTATATTCACTACAGAACATCGCAAAGAAATCCTTCGATATATATACAATCATCAG AACAAAGATGGTGGATGGGGATTACATATAGTGAGTCATAGTAGTATGTATGCTACAACTTTGCACTACATTAGCATGCGTATACTTGGAGAAGAAGGTGATGGTGGTGAGGGTGACGCTTGTGCGAGAGCACGAAAGTGGATTCTCGACCATGGTGGTGTAACACATATACTATCTTGGGGAACGATTTGGCTTTCG ATACTTGGTGTGTATGAATGGTCTGGATGCAATCCGATTCCTCCAGAGTTTTGGATGTTTCATCCTTTTCTTCCGATTGATCCTGGTATGCACCAttcccttttctttctcaatttcTTAGTTCATAGGATCTATTTCAATAGACGTAACAGGCTGAAGATGTTGGTTAATTAG